The Antechinus flavipes isolate AdamAnt ecotype Samford, QLD, Australia chromosome 5, AdamAnt_v2, whole genome shotgun sequence DNA segment GGATTATTCATCTGTATCTCCAGGGCCTTGCCCAGTGCCAGGGGCAGGGAAAACACTTGGTGATCAGTTGAtagagaatgcaaaaaaaaaaaaaaaaaaaaaaggctccgaGGTTGAAGAGTCCCTGGGAGAAAGGGGCAGGAGCGCTGAGATAGATCCACTGGGAAAGCCCCTCCCCTGGGGAAGCCCTGCCCAGGGGCAAAAAACCTGATGGGAGGGGACTGAGAAATTCAGGGAGTGAAAAAATACATCCAATGGTTCCTGTATTTTCTCATATTCTCATTCTCGCTCTCTTTCTCGcattcattttctgtctctctcattcattcattctctctcattcacacacacacacacacacacacaccctacacACAGTGCAGCAGAGTTCCAAAGTGCCTCGGCACGTATTATTATTTCCTGGGATCCTCAGGTCGGCCCCGGGAGGTCAGCAGGGCAGGGATTTCCCCCCCTATTTAACAGGAGGCCGAGGCTCACGGAGGGAGGGCGTTGTGCCCGGGCCCCTCCTCCCAGCGCAGGCTGCCCTCCGCGTCCTGGCCGCCTCTGACACATGTTCTGGCCTCGCCCCGAGCCGGGCGGTCCTTCCGCCGGGAGCCGTCACACGACGCTCTGTCTGCCCCCGTCCACGCCGTAGCCCGCGGCCTTCGAGCGTCCTCGGTCAAAGTTTATGAAGATCCCTTCCGAGTCGGAATCCATGGATTCCAGGATCTGGTCTACGAGGTTCTCGGGGCTGGAGGAAGGGGCTGAAGCTCCGGCCCGGGCCAGGCGGAAGGGCGGGCTGGGCTCGCGGTGCTGCCGGCACGGGCCCCCGGGCCGGGCCTGGGCCGCGGAGCGCTCGGCCTCGGCCGCCAGGGACGAGCCCTGGGAGCCGAGGTCAAGGGCGGCGCCGAGGGCCGCGAAGTCCTGCGCCTCGGGGCACGACGTCATCTCGGAGACGGAGTGTCTGCGGACGCCGGCGCCGCCCGCCGCCAGCCCCTCGGCCTCGTACTCCGCCACCGGGGTGAGCAGCGGCGTGTTGTAGCTCTTGGAGCGGACCACCGGGTTCTTGGCCAGGGCGTCGCCTGCCTTGGGGCGCCGGGAAAAGCGCTTTTCTGGGGGAGACAGAGCACAGAGGCACGTGAGGCCGGTGGGCCAGGACATCTCTCGGAGACCCCGGGAGGCCGGGGGCCAAAGATGACCTCCAGCCCACGCTcggtgtctctgtctgtctccctgcctcttccactcttcccccacccccaccacccgtctctctctccctgtctcttcctGGATGTCTCTCGCTCTCTGcctccttttatctctttctccttccttctctctcctttcctccgtCCATTTCTCCCTCCATgcctcccttcctcactccctctccctccctcccttcctctctctgtctctccctctgccctcatctgtctcactgtctctgcctgtcattttctgtttctgtctcccccTGCTGTCTCTCactgtccatctgtctctctcggtctctccctctctctttccttgcaTTTCTCTCTCCAtgacttctctttctttccatttgtccctccctgcctcccttcctttctctcccccatctcttctcattgtctgtctttctctgtctctgcctctctctccctccctccttccattttttctccctctcttgtctcctctctctccatttcttcctccctgcctctcttcctctccctcccaaaaGCAGCCACTGAGACCCGGGCTTCGAGCTGAATCTGCACTGTGGAGTTCAGAAGGCCCGATTCCCACTTACCCAAGATGCAGGAGGAGTGTGTGAAGGGTCCGTCATCGGAATAGAGGCCGTAGGTACCCAGGTAGGGGGAGACCACCTTCTGGATCAGAGCCTCAAGCTTCAAATAGTCTTCTGTGATGCCTTTGGATTCATGGACACCCTGAGAAGGTAGAGGGAAGTTTGTTGGGAAGGGGGCCCATGGTGGGGAGAGCGAGGAGCCACCAGAGTGGCAGCCTGGCTTAAGTGACAAGCCACACTGGGAAGGAATCCCATTCCAACATGCCCTCTGATTGTGGGGAAACAGAAAGATGCTGAAacttgaaaaaggaagaatacaGAAGGTAAGGTCAAACTATTGCTTGTCTGAAAAGGCTCTGGGAGTTTCAGTGGACCACCAGCTCTCCAGGATTTTGAGGGGTAGCTGACAGCACCAAGAACAGGAAGGTCACCTTGGGTTGTGCTAAGTTGCCGACTGTCCTGTGGCCTGGAAAGGTCACATCTAGGGTTCTGTGCCCGGCTCTGCACACCATGGCTTAAGAACAGTTTAGATGAGCTAGAGAGAATCTGGagaggggcagccaggtggtctGAGTGAAGGCTCCTGGTTGCTTTGGTCTGGACAAGAGGATCCCAGGGGAGGGGAAGGTGAGAGGGGCTATCCCTGGGCAGGAGGGTGAGAGAGGGGCTATCCCGAGGGGAGGCTGGAGAAGTACTGAGGGCTCCACCATTAATTACAGggctatttattaaatgccccACGCACCAGATCTCTGCCAGGTGctagagggagggaggcagggggaaAGCTGACCAGGAGTCTTCGAGTGAATACGGGCGCTTGGCCAGTGGAGAGCCCCTCTGTCTCGGGAAATCCCCTCCACCTTGGACTTTCTTTAAGTCTGCCTTCAGGGGCCCAGGGTCCGCTTCAAATCCCACCATGTTGATTAACCCAAGTCCCGACTCTGCATCCGAGACCTATCAGGGCAGGATAGGGGATGAGCTCCCTTTCACTAGACGTGTGCAAACAGGACCAAGATCACATGTCAGTGATATAGGAGGGGGAATTCCTGCCTGGGTTGGGGGGGATCAGAGCCTGTGCTCAGTGGGCATCAAGTTGCAGCTTGGCCACCCCTTTGGGCTTTTCCTGGGATCACAGAACCGAGATTTGGAAGGCACAGCTGTTGGCCTCCAAAGAAACCCCCCAGGTGGCCATCCTGCCTCTGCCCACAAACCTGCGGGTGGCGGCCGGGAGCCCACAGCCCAGAATGAGCCTCCTCGGAGGCCTTTCCATTGTTTCTGCTGTTCCTGAGGCCGAGAATGAGACTGAGTCGGGCCTCCCCAGTCCGGCCGCCCTCACTGACACCGTGATCAGAACACAGCCGAGCTGGGATTCCCCAGGGGCCTCTCTCACTGGCATAGCCAAGCCCGGTGCCATCCCCAGACCTGGCAGCAAGTGGGTGACGGGTTTATATGTGTACTTTAGAGCCAGTGGCGGGGATCCCCCACCCATCTCCCCTGAGTGCATGGCTCCCTTGGGACTCTCAGAGAAAAGTCTAGGGCACCCGGACTCCCTGACTGAGCACCTCCTGCTCGCCTCTCACCCCCATTTGTCCATCAGTCCTCGGATGGGCCCAGCAAGGCACCGGTGAGACGGACATGCAGGGGAAGGGCCCGGCCCCCGGGAGAGGGATCATGGGCAACAGCAGCATCGGGGTCACGTGCGGCAGCCAGAGCCACCCCAGGGGGAGCACTGACCTGGAGGACCAGCAGCATTTGGACAATGGAGGGGGGGATCCTGGCCCGAGACCTCGAGAGGGCATCTTCCAGCTTAATGTTGAGCGTGATAATGTTCCGAAAGTGCAGGAGGGCCAGCTGGCGGACGGAGGGCTCCTTCCCCTGCAGACACGAGGGCCAGAGTTAGGGGAGGTGCCGCAGCTCCCCCTCCCCCGAGGATCTCACAGAACCTGCTCCAAGGTTAAATGGACTTCCCCAAGTCCGTGCACAGGAGAGGCCCGAGCCCGTGCCTGGACCAGAGGCAGGGGACTGCCCGACTAGTGCACCGTGGCTGCTCCACTGGCCACAGCACTTGTTCCCTTAGAGCATCCCAGGAAAGGGACGGTGCCAGAATCTCTCATCCCATTGCCTAGTTGGGA contains these protein-coding regions:
- the PRR5 gene encoding proline-rich protein 5 isoform X2, producing MSSPSLSDLGKREQAALDERGAQQRQACSNATWNSIHNGVIAVFQRKGLPEHQLFHLNEGVRQLLKTELGSFFTEYLQNQLLTKGMVILRDKIRFYEGQKLLDSLAETWDFFFGDVLPTLQAIFYPVQGKEPSVRQLALLHFRNIITLNIKLEDALSRSRARIPPSIVQMLLVLQGVHESKGITEDYLKLEALIQKVVSPYLGTYGLYSDDGPFTHSSCILEKRFSRRPKAGDALAKNPVVRSKSYNTPLLTPVAEYEAEGLAAGGAGVRRHSVSEMTSCPEAQDFAALGAALDLGSQGSSLAAEAERSAAQARPGGPCRQHREPSPPFRLARAGASAPSSSPENLVDQILESMDSDSEGIFINFDRGRSKAAGYGVDGGRQSVV
- the PRR5 gene encoding proline-rich protein 5 isoform X1, producing the protein MNSVLGSSPRAAWESRLKFMSSPSLSDLGKREQAALDERGAQQRQACSNATWNSIHNGVIAVFQRKGLPEHQLFHLNEGVRQLLKTELGSFFTEYLQNQLLTKGMVILRDKIRFYEGQKLLDSLAETWDFFFGDVLPTLQAIFYPVQGKEPSVRQLALLHFRNIITLNIKLEDALSRSRARIPPSIVQMLLVLQGVHESKGITEDYLKLEALIQKVVSPYLGTYGLYSDDGPFTHSSCILEKRFSRRPKAGDALAKNPVVRSKSYNTPLLTPVAEYEAEGLAAGGAGVRRHSVSEMTSCPEAQDFAALGAALDLGSQGSSLAAEAERSAAQARPGGPCRQHREPSPPFRLARAGASAPSSSPENLVDQILESMDSDSEGIFINFDRGRSKAAGYGVDGGRQSVV